The Erwinia billingiae Eb661 nucleotide sequence GGCATTCGCCACGCCTACGCCGATAATCGAGCCAATCAGCGTATGGGACGACGAGGCCGGTAAGCCGAACCACCAGGTGCCGAGGTTCCAGATAATGGCCGAGAACAGCAGGGCATACACCATGGCGAAGCCGGTGCCGGTTCCCGCTTGCAGGATCAGCTCGACCGGCAGCAGCGAGATGATGCCGAAGGCGACCACGCCGCTGGACATCAACACCCCAAGGAAGTTGAAGAAGCCGGACCACATCACCGCGATATTCGGCGTCATTGAGTGGGTGTAGATGACGGTCGCAACCGCATTGGCGGTGTCATGAAAGCCGTTAACAAACTCGAAGCCAAGGGCAATCAGCAGCGCCATTCCCAACAGCAGGAAGGGAACATAGCTGGTGACCACGCCGCCGGCATCGCTGACATCGTTGAACAGGTTAACGCCGGCGAAGGCAATCCCCAGGATCACCAGCAGAATAAACAACATCACCGAGAAGCGGCTATTTTTCCCATAAATAGGCGGGCGCCCGGCGCTGGCCTGGCCCTGCTGAATCGCACTGTTATGGCTCATAAAACCTCGTGAACGGGTTGGCTAAGGAAAACTGACCTGACGCCTTGGTGAGAATGACGTCTCACAGTCGGTGTACGCAGGTTTTGTGACAAAGAGATGAAGTTGATCGTCGCCTCCAGAAGCGGCTGGATCGAAAATTTAACGGTGCTGTGCCGCTGGCAGTCAACTCTCTGTAATAGAGTTGCGTTACCGTTCGGTGACACTTTACTGACGGCCCGCCTGACTATGACCCATCGCCAGCCACTGACCATTCAGAAACCCGACTTTACCGATGATGTCGCCGGATTGATTTACGGCTATTGCTTCCACAGCGGCGCGGAGCCGCGGCCGCTGACGGCTCAGCAGGCCTGCCAGGCCTGGCAACAGCAGCAGGGCGAAGGATTTATCTGGCTGCACGTCAACCTCAGTCATGCCGCCTCTGCGCGCTGGCTGAAGAACAATTTTGCGGTGGATGAGGACTTCTTCGATGAGATCCAACACGGTTCGCACAGTACCCGCATCGAGCGGCAGAACGATGCGCTGATGGCGGTGCTGAACGACGTGATTTTCGATGCGCGGGAAAACAGCGAACAGAACGCCACGCTGTGGATCTGGTGCCGCGCCGGGCTGGTGGTCAGCGCCCGCTTTAAGCCGGTGCGGTTGATTGAACGGTTAAACGACAAGCTTGATGAGCTGGTGCTGCACTCCTCGACCGAGCTGCTGACCCATTTACTGGTAGAGCAGGAAACGGTGCTGGAGCAGATCGTGCGTCAGGCCAATCAGGTGGTCGATCAGATCGAAGAGCGGCTGCTCAGCCACCATATCAAAAGCAACCGCAGCGAGCTGGGTCGGTTGCGGCGGATGCTGTTACGTTTTCAGCGCTTACTGGCACCGGAACCGGCAGCGTTGTTCCGGCTGATCAACCGCCCGCCGGGCTGGCTGGACCGCCAGGTGGTGCAGGATTTACGCCAGTTCACCGAGGAGTTCACCGTGGTGCTGAACGATCTGATTGGCCTGACGGAGCGCATCCGCCTGCTGCAGGAAGAGATCGCTTCCCGGCAGATGGAGCAGAGCAACCGCACGCTGTTTACCCTGACGGTGATTACCGTTCTGGCGTTGCCGATCAACATTATCGCCGGGTTTTTTGGCATGAACGTTGGCGGCGTTCCGCTGGCCAACAATCCGCACGGCTTTATTTTGCTGGTGCTACTGGTGACGCTGTTTACCTGTATCGCCGCCTGGCTGACGCTGCGGCGGCGGGATAAACTCTAAGCCCATCTGATTTATCGGAAAATTTCCCTCAGATTACCGCGCCGGCGATCCACTGGTGTATAAAGAGGGAGGTCTTTCGTCTCGTCAGCTGAAGGTAAAATCACCGGTTATGTTTGTCCCTAAGCCCATTCACCTGCTGGCCGGTTGTCTGCTGCTGCCCGGCCTGGCGCAGGCCGATACCGTCTGGATGAAAAACGGCGATCGTCTGAGCGGCAAGGTGCGATCACTGAGCGACGGTAAGCTGCTGATCGACACGCCTTATGGCGGCACGGTTTCCCTTAACTGGAGCGCGGTCAGCACGCTGTCCAGCGACAAGCTGGATGTCAGCACCGGTAAAAATACGCCCCAGATCCAGGCCCGGCTGGAAGCGGCCGATGCCGGCTATATCGTCGTGCGTCGGGGCAATGACCAGCAGCGGGTGGCGGTCGACAAGTTCGAACAGTTTATGAAGCCGAAAGAGCCGTCCGATAAGCTGGACTGGCAAGGGAAGGTCGATGCCGGCGTCAGCCTGAAAAAAGCCTCCACGCACACCCAGGATTACAACCTGGCGTTCAGCAACAAGATCAACGTGGGCAAGTGGCGCAACGACCTCGGCGGCACTTACGATCGCGAGAAAGAAGACGACAGCCTGAATACCGATAACTACAGTCTGCGATACTCGCTGGACTATATGTTTCGCGACCAGTATTTCTGGCAGGGGCGGGCAACCTATAAACGTGACTGGGTGGAAGATCTTTCCCGCCAGGCGTTGATTGGCACCGGGCCCGGCTATCAGTTCTGGGATGATGAGCTGGGATCGTTTTCACTGTCGCTTCTCGGCGGCGCCTTTGGCTATGCCTACAGCGATGGCAGTTCGGACCGTCACTATGGCGCGTCGGTGCATTGGGATTATCAACGCTTCCTGCGCGGTAAGGAGCTGACCCTGTTCACCGATGGTGAGCTTGGCCACTCGCTGGACGATGACGGGGTGGTCAGTCTGGATGCGGAAGTGGGGCTGCGTTACCAGCTTAACAACTGGTCGTCGCTGAATATCACTTACCGCCATAATTTGGTCAGCGGTACCCGGGATACCCTTAACGAGCGGGATTTCACCACCGGACTGGGCGTGAAGTGGTAAGCAAAAAAAACGGGCCATCAGGCCCGTTTTTTTATCACCCAGTCGCTTAAGACTGCGTGCTTGCTGCCGGTGCAACCGCAACTGGCGCGGTGGCTTTAGCCGGTACGGAAGCCGGTTTAGATTCGTAAATCGGACCAGGCTGCTTTGGCACCACAAAGGTGCTGTCGTTTGGCTGTGCAGGGGCTGCTGGCGCGGCTGGCTGCGCATTCTGCGGCGCCTGCTGTGCCGGATCGCCGTTCTCTGGATTGACGGGAGCAGCCGGAGCAGTGGTGTCCGCTGGGGCTGCAGGCTGGGCATCGGCCGGCGCAGCATTCGGATCCATCACGTTCGCGCCCTGTGGGGTCACTGGCGTCATTGGCTCTTCATGTGGCAACGCACCTTCCTGCTCCTGCACCACCAGTGGCGCTGAAGGCTGGTTATCCGCCGCACCGTTCACTTTGGTTGGCATACCGGTACGGGCTTTCAGCGCGTTTTCCATCGCCGCAGTATCGACGCTGGCATCGCTGATCACTTTGTTTACTACTGGAGTGATAGACAACGGCACCGGCTCACGAGAGTTGAACTGCTCTTCGGTCTGAGAAAGTGGGTTATGCACTTCCACCAGGCGAGAGCCGTCTGGCTCAACGGTCGCTTTGATTGGCTGGTCGATAAACTGAACGCGGGTGCCGACCGGCACGTTGTCGAACAGCCATTTGATGTCGTCAGCACGCAGACGCACACAGCCGTGGCTCACACGCAGACCAATACCGAAGTTGGCGTTGGTGCCATGGATGGCATACAGGCGGCCGATATACAGCGCGTACAGGCCCATCGGGTTATCCGGGCCAGCAGGGAAGATGGTTGGCAGAGGGGAGCCCGCAGCCACAGAATCTTCATGCATTTTTTTGGTTGGCGTCCAGGTTGGACCGTCTTTCTTACGCTGAACGGTGGTGGTCCAGTTGATTGGGGTATCTTTGCCCAACTCGCCCACACCGACCGGCAGGACAACCACGGTTTTGGTGCCTTTCGGGTAGTAGTACAGACGCATTTCGGCGCTGTTGATCACAATGCCTTCGCGCGGTGCATCTGGCAGGATCAGCTGCTGAGGAATGATCAGCTTGGTTCCGGCTTTTGGCAGGTAAACATCAACACCTGGGTTGGCTTCGAGGATATTGCTCAGGCCCATCTGGTACTGTGCAGCAAAAGCTTCCAGCGGGAGTTTACTGTCCTGAGGCACGGTGATCTGCAGGTTCTCGCCGATCACACGGCTGTTGGCCGCAGGCAGGGAATAAACAACCGCAGAGGCTGACTGGCTGTATGCCGTAAAGGCCAGCACTAAGGTGGCTAACGCGCGAATGCTTTTTTTCATATTCTTTAAAATGAAGCGCCTGTAACAGTGGATAAATGAGCCTGTGGCCGGTCAGGTTCAACCGGCTGCACATTATATGGTCATAACCCATTAGGAAGAAACCAGGATTTGTAACAGTTGAACTAACTTTACGCAAAATGGTCAGGGAAAACGGCTGACGCCGGGCAAACCGCACGATTTGCCGTCACGGTTGCCATAGCGGATCGTCGCCACTCAGTTTTCGGTTGAGGAAAAAGGCGGCACTGATCAGGGCCAGGTGACTCAAGGCCTGCGGCGTATTGCCCAGTGCGCGTCCCTGATGGTCAAACTCTTCGGCATACAGCCCCAGCGGATTGGCATAGCTCAACAACTTTTCAAACTCAAAGTGCGCTTCCTGCACCCGACCGGCCCGCGCCAGGCACTCCACGTACCAGAATGAACAGGCGGTAAAGGAACCTTCATCGCCTTCCAGCCCGTCGGCCGGAGTCTCTTCCAGGTTGTAACGCCGTACCAGCCCGTCGCTGACCAACTTCTCTTTGATGGTATCCAGCGTGGAAATCCAGTCCGGATCGGTGGCGCCGACAAAGCGCACCAGCGGCATCAGCAGCATCGACGCATCAACAAAGTTACCGTGGCGGGTGGCGACAAAATGGCCGCGTTCTTCATTCCAGAAATTGGTCCAGATATCCTCGCGGATCGCATCCCGTGCGCGGCACCAGCGGTCGTAGGGGAAGGAGAGCGAGCGTTTCTCGCCGAGGCGCACCGCCCGGTCCAGCGCCACCCAGCACATCAGCCGCGAGTGCAGGAAATGCTGCGGCTCGCCGCGCATCTCCCAGATCCCGGCATCAGCCTGCTCCCAGTTTTCGCTGACGTAATCAATCATCTTGCTGACATGGGTCCAGCCACGATGCGAAATCGCTTCGCCATATTTATTGGCTAAATAGATCGCGTCCATCAGCTCGCCATAGATATCCAGCTGGGTCTGCCGCCAGGCATCGTTACCAATTCTGACCGGCGTGGAGTTGGCATACCCCGACAGATTGAGCAGCTCGCTCTCCTGCAGTTCCGTGCCGCTGTCGAGGCGATACATCACCTGCAGTTTTTCAATATCGTGATGGCTGTTTTCCACGCAGCGCCCAACCCAATGGGTAAAGTGCTTGGCTTCATCGATATAACCGAGCCGCATCAGCGCATACATGCTGAACGACGCGTCACGCAGCCAGGAGGCGCGATAATCCCAGTTACGTCCACCGCCTAACTCCTCCGGCAGACCAAAGGTGGCGGCCGCGGCGATCGAGCCATGCTTGCGGGACGTCAGCAGCTTCAGGGCCAGCGCCGAACGGTTGACCATCTCCTGCCAGCGCCCTTTATAGGTGCTTTTCGAACTCCAGTGACGCCAGTAGTGCAGGGTCTGCTGGAAGCACTGTTCGCTGCTCTCTTCATCGAGATGCCGGTCGTCGGCGCTGCCGAGGATAAATTCGCGCGATTCCCCGGCTTGCAGGGTAAAGCGGGACTCCGCCGCCGCGCCATTCAGGCTAAAGGTGACGTTGCCGCAAAGGCGCAGCGTGGGCTGGCCTTCAGCGCTGAACTCCACGCTGCCGTCTTTCAGGCTGGCGCGGGTGTCAGCGCGGGCATAGTCATGAACCGGCGAGCAGCGCAGGGAAAGGGTGGCGTGCCCGTGAACCATTTTTATCCGGCGGACAATGCGCGGCTGATCCTCATCCTGATGACAAATTGGCATGTAGTCGGTGATTTCCGCCACGCCCTGTTTGGCCAGCCAGCGGGTTTGCAGAATGTTGGTATCCGGCAGGTAAAGCTGCTGGCGGCGCACATCCTGCCAGTCAGGTTCGATGCTGAAAACGCCGGCTTCATCGCCATCCAGCAGGGCGGTAAAGACCGACGGGCTGTCCAGATCCGGCCAGCAAAAATAATCCAGCGTGCCGTCGTTGGCGATTAATGCGCAGGTGCGTAGATCACCGATCACGCCGTGGTCTTCAATTTTCCGTTTAATGTCACTCATGTTGCTCCCCGGCGTTAAGAACGTCCTTCAGAAGGGTTAACTATAGTCATGGAACCCGGGCCGTGGCGGCGCGCATCCGCAACCAGATGTAAACCGGGCTGACATTTCGTCTTCTATACTTGCCTGAGGCTTCAACCCGTTACAGGAGAGAACCATGAGTACACCGCAAAATAAGGTCGCTATTGTCACCGCATCAAGTTCCGGTATTGGCCAGGCCAGCGCCATCATGCTGGCGGAACAAGGCTTCGATATTGGCATCACCTGGCGTTCTGATGAGAAAGGCGCGCAGGAAACCGCAAAGCAGGTGCGCGAGCGCGGCAAAAAAGCCGAAATTGAACGGCTGGATTTGGGCGATCCTGAGGAAGGGGGTAAATCTTTACAGGCGCTGATTGCCCGACTGGGCAGGATTGACGTGCTGGTGAACAATGCCGGTGCCAATTTCAAATCTGACTTTCTCGACACCAGCTTTGAAGAGTGGCGGAAAGTCTTTTCCGTCGACGTCGACGGCGCGTTTGTCTGCGGGCAGATTGCCGCACGGCATATGGTCACCCAGGGCGAAGGCGGGAGGATTATCAACATCACCTCGGTGCATGAACACACGCCGTTGCCCGGTTCCATTTCTTACACCGCTGCCAAGCACGCGCTGGGCGGGTTAACCAAATCGATGGCGCTCAGCCTGATCAAACACAATATTCTGGTTAACGCGGTAGCACCCGGCGCGATTGCCACCGCCATGAATCAAATGACCAATGACGATGCCCGCACCGTATTCATTCCGGAAATCCCGGCAGGCCGTCCGGGTGACACCCGCGAAATTGCCAGTATGGTCGCCTGGCTTTGCTCGCAATGGTCAAGCTACACCACCGGGCAATCCTTTGTGATTGATGGCGGGTTCACGCTGGCGAACCCGCAATTCTTTATGCAGAAATCAGACTGAATGCCGGGCAACCGGCTGCGCTAGTGTTGCGGTCGGTTGCTGCTTTCATCCTGAGAACCCTGATCCTCGTCCTCGTCGTCTTTCTCATTGTTTGAGCGCCGCTTCAGATAGAGACGCACGCCCCACACCAGCGCCAGGCTCAATACCACCCAGAAAATCTGCTTCAGATGGCGATCGATGGTATGCAGCCATGGCGCAATCACCTGGCCACCGAGATAGCCGAGAGAAACAAAGATCACCGCCCACAGTACCGCGCCAATCACGTTCAGCAGCAGGAACTTTTGCGGCTTCAGCTTGCTGGCCCCGATGATGATCGGGCCGACAATGCGCAGGCCATACATAAAGCGCACGCCAATCACAAACAGCACCGGCCGTTTACGGATCAGCTTGTTGGCTTTATTGATCTGTTTCTGGTGTTTCTTAAAGCGTTTTAGCAGGCTGTCGCCGTAGTGACGTCCAATAAAGAACAGCGCGGTGTCACCGAGAATGCCACCGGCCATCGCCACCAGCACCACCCAGCCGTAATGTAATAACCCTTCATGCGCGGCAATACCGCCGAGCAATGTGAAGGTTTCCCCTTCGGCTATACAGCCGATAAACAGCGCCCAGTAACCGTATTGTGATATCAGACTGTTGACGTCCATATGCATGATCTCCTCCGGTCGATGCGCAACAAACCCCTAAGTCTAACTGCTTTGGCTTAAACCGTGATGAAAGATGTTGCGAAAGCGGTTTATTTTCACTGCAAATTGAAGTGATTAGCACAAAGTTTCCCTGTAGAAAAAACAAACAGTTCACGGCCACTTATACTTGAAGACAATCCGCGCTGATTGCGGCCTTTCCGAGTAGAGGAGTGAAGATATGAACCATGTATGGGGACTTCTTGCGCATCCCGACCGTGAGATGCGTGACATCAAACAAGAGAACGAAACCGTCTCTTACCATTACACTCACCACGTCCTGTTACTGGCGCTGATCCCGGTGATCTGCGCGTTTATCGGCACCACTCAACTTGGCTGGGATCTCGGCGCACGACAGACCATCGCCTTATCGATGGTGACCGCCTTCGGCCTGGCGATCCTGTTTTATGCGGTGATCCTCGGCGGCGTGGCGGTGATGGGCCGGGTGATTCACTGGATGGCGCGGGATTATCCGCAGCGCCCCAGCCTGCAGCGCTGTACGGTGTTTGCCGGCTATGTGGCCACACCGCTGTTTATCAGTGGGTTAGTGGCGCTTTATCCGCTGGTCTGGCTGTGCCTGTTTGTCGGTACGCTGGCGCTGGTGTACACCGGGTATCTGCTGTACGTCGGCATTCCGCTGTTCCTCAATATCGACAAAGAAGAGAGCATGCGTTTTTCCGGATCGACGCTGGCAATCGGGGTGTTGGTTCTTGAGGTTTTACTGGCCCTGACCGTGGTGCTTTGGGGCTATGGATATCAGCTTTTCTAACGCTTTTCGCCGCCGGGATCCCGGCGGCGTCTCATTCATCATCAGAAACGAATATCCACTAGGAAAATACTTAGCGGCCAGCGTATGATGCGCTTGCCAGCCCCCGTGTGGCCTGCTTTTCGCGGCGGCGGCGTGCGGTTTTTCCGCACCTGAATCACTTCCCGGTTAAGTTTTTATAAGATGCCTGCAAAAATTCGCTTGTCTCTTCTGAGTTTGGCTTTAGTTTTCTCCGCTCAGCTCCCGCTGGGCCAGGCCGTCGCCAGCAGTAAACTGGCTGATGTTGCCCCGATCGTACAGCCGCAGATTGCGTCTGGCAGTGCGATGATTGTCGATCTCAATACCAACAAAGTGATCTTCGCCAGCCATCCCGATCTGGTGCGCCCCATGGCCTCTATCACCAAGCTGATGACGGTTATGGTAACGCTGGATGCCCATCTGCCGATGGATGAGATGCTGAACGTGGATATCAGCCATACGCCAGAGATGCGCGGCGTCTATTCCCGCGTGCGCCTGAACAGTGAAATCAGCCGCAAAAACATGATGCTGCTGGCGCTGATGTCCTCTGAAAACCGTGCCGCAGCCAGCCTGGCCCACCATTATCCTGGCGGCTACGACGCCTTTATCCGGGCGATGAACGCCAAGGCACAGTCGCTGGGCATGACCCATACGCATTACGTGGAGCCCACCGGCCTGTCGATTGAAAACGTCTCGACGGCGCGCGATCTGACCAAACTGCTGATCGCCACCAAACGCTACCCGCTGATTGGCCAGCTCAGCACCACCCATGAAGACATGGCGGTGTTTAAGAGCCCGAACTACACCTTGCCGTTCCGCAACACCAACCACCTGGTGTACCGTCAGGACTGGAATATCCAGCTGACCAAAACCGGCTTCACCAATGAAGCGGGGCATTGCCTGGTGATGCGTACGGTGATCAATCAACGTCCGGTGGCGCTGGTGGTGATGGATGCCTTTGGCAAATATACCCATTTTGCTGACGCTAACCGTCTGCGTGACTGGATTGAAACCGGCAAGATTTCACCGGTGCCCGCGTCCGCGCTGAGCTATAAAAAGCAGAAGGCGGCGGAGATGGCCAGTACCGGCAGCAATACCGAGATCGTCGAGTAGCGTTTTCGTTAGTGAATCCTATAGTGTCGGGCCGGGCAAAAGCATAGACTTGCACGCAGGCTGCTGGATTGCCCGGCCATATCTGATACCTGGAAATTTTCATGTCTACGTTGTTAATCTATTTTCGCATCCTCCTTTTAAGTCTGGTCACCCTCTCCCCGGTGATGGCACAGGCTGCCGATGACACCACTCAACAAACCAGCGATGCGCCTGTAAAGGTCAACGCCGCGGTTGAGCTGCCAAAAATGCAGAAGGTGCTGGATAAAATTAAGCAGCAGGTTTCTGGCGAGAGCAACGACAGCAAACTCAGTGCGCTGAACGATATGGCGCTGGAACTCTCCGGCGACGCCGATACCCTGATGCAGGGCATTATTCCACAGCGCGCCCAGCTGCAGGCGCAGTTAGGCGTCCTGGGCCCGGCACCCAAGCCGGAAAGCGGGGTAAAAGAAACCGCGGAAGTCACCAGCAAACGCAAAAATCTGGAAAGCCAGAAAAGCAAGATGGATGACCAGGTTAAGCAGGCCGAAGCGATCAAAAGCGGTGCCATTAACCTCTCTGCGCAAATTGTTAACCTGCGCCGCGATGCGCTGAAAACCCAGCTGGCACTGAACGCCGGCAGTATTTTTGGCCCGCGTTTCTGGTCACCGTTATTCAATACCCAGAGCGATGACGGCGATAAGGTCAGTGACTTTGTTGATGAACTGAAAGATACCGCCGTGCTTTCATGGGAACCCGGCTGGCGTGTCGGCACCGTATTGTGGGTGGTGATGTCAGTGCTGGTGGCCACCTTAGGCCGTCGCTATCTGGAAGAGTTTCTGGCCTGGGTTGGCATTCATTTGCTGCCGGAAGGCCGCCTGCGTCGCAGCTTCCTCGCGGCGGCAACCGCGTTAACCACGCTCGCCGCAGTGGTGCTGGCGTTTAATTTCCTCGATCTCGCCTTTACCCGTCACGATAACGTGGTGGATGACGTGCGTGATTTTGCCGACAAGCTGGTTGGCCTGAGTATTCTGTGCGGCCTGATTGCCGGGCTGGGCAGGGCGTTCCTCTCCACGCGCCGTCCGTCGTGGCGACTGCCGAATATCTCGAATGAAGTGGCCACCGCGTTAAAACCGTTCCCGCCGCTGACCGCCGGTCTGGTGTTTGTTTTCCAGACGGTAGAAATCCTCAACAGCAGCGCCAACACCAGCGTTGGCACCACCATTTTCGCCAACGGCTTAACCGCGCTGCTGATCGGCTTTACCGCCTTATCGATCAGCTTCCGCACCAACCGCGTTCGCCGCAAAATGTTGCTGGCCGGCCAGCAGCCGGAAGCCAAGTCGACGCTGGTCGGGCTGATCCAGATGGCGATCACCCTGTTCGGTATTTCGATCATGGTGACGCTGGTGATTGGTTACGTCACCCTGGCGCGCTTCCTGAGCTATGAACTGATCTGGATGGGCATCGTCTTCGGCTCGTTCTATATTCTCAGCCAGCTGATGGCCGACGGCTGTGAAAGCCTGTTCTCCACCAATAACGCTTCCGGCAAAAGTATCCAGCGCTCGCTGAACATCGATGAACGTCATCTGGCGCAGGTTGCTGCGCTGCTGGCCGGACTCGGTAAAACGATTCTGGTGCTGGCCGCTGCCATGGCGGTGTTGAACGGCACGTTCGGTAGCTCAACGCCGATTGAACTGGTGCAGAAGGCGATCGAATTCTGGGGCGGCAAAGGCCTGGAAACGCTGAACATCGTTCCGGCCCACGTGCTGAATGCGTTGATCACCCTGGTGGTCGGCATTTACGTGCTGCGGTCGGTTAAGCGCTGGCTGGATACCGATTTCCTGCCGAAAACCACCATGGACGCGGGCATGCGCGTCTCGCTGATTACGCTGTTCAGCAACCTCGGTTACGTGATGGTGTTCCTGCTGGCCCTGTCGATTATGGGGCTGCAATGGAACAAGCTGGCCTGGATCGTCAGCGCCTTGTCGGTCGGTATCGGTTTTGGCTTGCAGGAGATTGTGAAGAACTTTATCTCCGGTCTGATCCTGTTAACCGAACGTCCG carries:
- a CDS encoding SDR family oxidoreductase: MSTPQNKVAIVTASSSGIGQASAIMLAEQGFDIGITWRSDEKGAQETAKQVRERGKKAEIERLDLGDPEEGGKSLQALIARLGRIDVLVNNAGANFKSDFLDTSFEEWRKVFSVDVDGAFVCGQIAARHMVTQGEGGRIINITSVHEHTPLPGSISYTAAKHALGGLTKSMALSLIKHNILVNAVAPGAIATAMNQMTNDDARTVFIPEIPAGRPGDTREIASMVAWLCSQWSSYTTGQSFVIDGGFTLANPQFFMQKSD
- a CDS encoding DUF481 domain-containing protein → MFVPKPIHLLAGCLLLPGLAQADTVWMKNGDRLSGKVRSLSDGKLLIDTPYGGTVSLNWSAVSTLSSDKLDVSTGKNTPQIQARLEAADAGYIVVRRGNDQQRVAVDKFEQFMKPKEPSDKLDWQGKVDAGVSLKKASTHTQDYNLAFSNKINVGKWRNDLGGTYDREKEDDSLNTDNYSLRYSLDYMFRDQYFWQGRATYKRDWVEDLSRQALIGTGPGYQFWDDELGSFSLSLLGGAFGYAYSDGSSDRHYGASVHWDYQRFLRGKELTLFTDGELGHSLDDDGVVSLDAEVGLRYQLNNWSSLNITYRHNLVSGTRDTLNERDFTTGLGVKW
- a CDS encoding glycoside hydrolase family 15 protein; translation: MSDIKRKIEDHGVIGDLRTCALIANDGTLDYFCWPDLDSPSVFTALLDGDEAGVFSIEPDWQDVRRQQLYLPDTNILQTRWLAKQGVAEITDYMPICHQDEDQPRIVRRIKMVHGHATLSLRCSPVHDYARADTRASLKDGSVEFSAEGQPTLRLCGNVTFSLNGAAAESRFTLQAGESREFILGSADDRHLDEESSEQCFQQTLHYWRHWSSKSTYKGRWQEMVNRSALALKLLTSRKHGSIAAAATFGLPEELGGGRNWDYRASWLRDASFSMYALMRLGYIDEAKHFTHWVGRCVENSHHDIEKLQVMYRLDSGTELQESELLNLSGYANSTPVRIGNDAWRQTQLDIYGELMDAIYLANKYGEAISHRGWTHVSKMIDYVSENWEQADAGIWEMRGEPQHFLHSRLMCWVALDRAVRLGEKRSLSFPYDRWCRARDAIREDIWTNFWNEERGHFVATRHGNFVDASMLLMPLVRFVGATDPDWISTLDTIKEKLVSDGLVRRYNLEETPADGLEGDEGSFTACSFWYVECLARAGRVQEAHFEFEKLLSYANPLGLYAEEFDHQGRALGNTPQALSHLALISAAFFLNRKLSGDDPLWQP
- a CDS encoding DedA family protein translates to MHMDVNSLISQYGYWALFIGCIAEGETFTLLGGIAAHEGLLHYGWVVLVAMAGGILGDTALFFIGRHYGDSLLKRFKKHQKQINKANKLIRKRPVLFVIGVRFMYGLRIVGPIIIGASKLKPQKFLLLNVIGAVLWAVIFVSLGYLGGQVIAPWLHTIDRHLKQIFWVVLSLALVWGVRLYLKRRSNNEKDDEDEDQGSQDESSNRPQH
- a CDS encoding Yip1 family protein; this translates as MNHVWGLLAHPDREMRDIKQENETVSYHYTHHVLLLALIPVICAFIGTTQLGWDLGARQTIALSMVTAFGLAILFYAVILGGVAVMGRVIHWMARDYPQRPSLQRCTVFAGYVATPLFISGLVALYPLVWLCLFVGTLALVYTGYLLYVGIPLFLNIDKEESMRFSGSTLAIGVLVLEVLLALTVVLWGYGYQLF
- a CDS encoding DUF3772 domain-containing protein, with amino-acid sequence MSTLLIYFRILLLSLVTLSPVMAQAADDTTQQTSDAPVKVNAAVELPKMQKVLDKIKQQVSGESNDSKLSALNDMALELSGDADTLMQGIIPQRAQLQAQLGVLGPAPKPESGVKETAEVTSKRKNLESQKSKMDDQVKQAEAIKSGAINLSAQIVNLRRDALKTQLALNAGSIFGPRFWSPLFNTQSDDGDKVSDFVDELKDTAVLSWEPGWRVGTVLWVVMSVLVATLGRRYLEEFLAWVGIHLLPEGRLRRSFLAAATALTTLAAVVLAFNFLDLAFTRHDNVVDDVRDFADKLVGLSILCGLIAGLGRAFLSTRRPSWRLPNISNEVATALKPFPPLTAGLVFVFQTVEILNSSANTSVGTTIFANGLTALLIGFTALSISFRTNRVRRKMLLAGQQPEAKSTLVGLIQMAITLFGISIMVTLVIGYVTLARFLSYELIWMGIVFGSFYILSQLMADGCESLFSTNNASGKSIQRSLNIDERHLAQVAALLAGLGKTILVLAAAMAVLNGTFGSSTPIELVQKAIEFWGGKGLETLNIVPAHVLNALITLVVGIYVLRSVKRWLDTDFLPKTTMDAGMRVSLITLFSNLGYVMVFLLALSIMGLQWNKLAWIVSALSVGIGFGLQEIVKNFISGLILLTERPVKVGDLVSISGIEGDIRRINVRATEIQLSDKSTVIVPNSQLISQNVRNATMGNAQGVATITLTFPLDINPEQVRDLLLEVYNENERILENPEPSVSFKDLTSAGIVLSVTGNVASPRQVSGAKSDLLFDILTRLRKEGVVLSTPQTMIVEQRNGTLMVKDPEE
- the pbpG gene encoding D-alanyl-D-alanine endopeptidase, with translation MPAKIRLSLLSLALVFSAQLPLGQAVASSKLADVAPIVQPQIASGSAMIVDLNTNKVIFASHPDLVRPMASITKLMTVMVTLDAHLPMDEMLNVDISHTPEMRGVYSRVRLNSEISRKNMMLLALMSSENRAAASLAHHYPGGYDAFIRAMNAKAQSLGMTHTHYVEPTGLSIENVSTARDLTKLLIATKRYPLIGQLSTTHEDMAVFKSPNYTLPFRNTNHLVYRQDWNIQLTKTGFTNEAGHCLVMRTVINQRPVALVVMDAFGKYTHFADANRLRDWIETGKISPVPASALSYKKQKAAEMASTGSNTEIVE
- a CDS encoding CorA family divalent cation transporter yields the protein MTHRQPLTIQKPDFTDDVAGLIYGYCFHSGAEPRPLTAQQACQAWQQQQGEGFIWLHVNLSHAASARWLKNNFAVDEDFFDEIQHGSHSTRIERQNDALMAVLNDVIFDARENSEQNATLWIWCRAGLVVSARFKPVRLIERLNDKLDELVLHSSTELLTHLLVEQETVLEQIVRQANQVVDQIEERLLSHHIKSNRSELGRLRRMLLRFQRLLAPEPAALFRLINRPPGWLDRQVVQDLRQFTEEFTVVLNDLIGLTERIRLLQEEIASRQMEQSNRTLFTLTVITVLALPINIIAGFFGMNVGGVPLANNPHGFILLVLLVTLFTCIAAWLTLRRRDKL
- a CDS encoding L,D-transpeptidase family protein, with protein sequence MKKSIRALATLVLAFTAYSQSASAVVYSLPAANSRVIGENLQITVPQDSKLPLEAFAAQYQMGLSNILEANPGVDVYLPKAGTKLIIPQQLILPDAPREGIVINSAEMRLYYYPKGTKTVVVLPVGVGELGKDTPINWTTTVQRKKDGPTWTPTKKMHEDSVAAGSPLPTIFPAGPDNPMGLYALYIGRLYAIHGTNANFGIGLRVSHGCVRLRADDIKWLFDNVPVGTRVQFIDQPIKATVEPDGSRLVEVHNPLSQTEEQFNSREPVPLSITPVVNKVISDASVDTAAMENALKARTGMPTKVNGAADNQPSAPLVVQEQEGALPHEEPMTPVTPQGANVMDPNAAPADAQPAAPADTTAPAAPVNPENGDPAQQAPQNAQPAAPAAPAQPNDSTFVVPKQPGPIYESKPASVPAKATAPVAVAPAASTQS